Genomic DNA from Setaria italica strain Yugu1 chromosome V, Setaria_italica_v2.0, whole genome shotgun sequence:
TGAGGATGGAGTCAGTGTCCAATCAGCTTGATGGATTCGACGCTGCTACGCTTCACCAGTTCTCCTATACGTCAAAAACTTGCCCCTTGTGTCTTTCCCTCCTCCGAGGAGCATAGTTCTCCTAGCTTATGTTATGGAGTTACTTCACATGTGGTTTATTCAGCTGAGCGGAGTTTGAATTTGTTCACCAAGGCCTGACCTTGTTTCAGTGGTATATTTGAAGTGGAATTGCATACTTTACACACTCTAGCATCTGGTTTGAGCGTGGCTGGTGTATCTCTGGACACGAAAAAGAAAATGACTATTGCTGCATCGCACCGTGCTTCTGACTCTAGCACGTGATTAAGGGTGTGTTCGGCTTGTGCCAGAGTGTTACCAAGCTAACCAAACCAAATATTGGCTAATTCGACCACCATTTTACTTGGTTCATGTCTCTTTTGGCCGTCTTAGTTCATTTTGCTTGTCAAAGTTTGGCAAATCCCGAGCCACAAATTTGATGGCCAAAATTTGATTTGGCTAAGAGGTGGCAAATCTATAGCAAACCAAACACACATTAAGCTTTCACAGTCTCGTTGCTTGCTTTGGGAGCACTTTGTTCGAGCATAACTTGGAACTTCACAAATTGGTTATAAAAGGATTGGGTAAaagttatactccctccatcccaaattataagtcattccaagaatcttggagagtcaaatcatctcaagtttgactaaaattatggagaaaattataaagatttatgacatcaaatagatatactatgaaaatataattgatgaagaatctaataatACTTatatgacatcataaatattattatattatcatataaatttggtcaaactagagatactttgactctccaagattcttggaatgatttataatttgggatggatgagtacgagatcttttcccctcTGGtttcttgcaaaaaaaaaatcttttcccATCTGGCACCACCTACGACCATTATTTCGAGATCGCGATCGAATCGTCATCGTTTTGCCAATTCGTTCTAAAAGTTTACTCCTTAGCCTTACCCTTGCAGATATTTATACAAAGAATCAAAGGTGCCACGACTACGAGTTTATGCGGCGTCGCCAACTCGCCATGTCGTCCTCCGTGCAAACCGTTCCCCAGCAAGAAGCCGATGCGCAAGCGGAGGAAACCAACCAGCAACTCTACCAGCGTTTCACCGATCTGGTCTCCTCCCTGCCGAGCTCCGATGGCCTGTCGTACCTGCGGCTCTACCTCCACGGCCAAGGCTGGCGCGCCAGCCAGGTGCCCATGGTCGGCGCCATGGTCGCCGGCGCCCGCTTCGCCGCGCGGCCCACGGACGTCGTCCTCGCCAGCCTGCTCAAGACCGGCACCACGTGGACCAAAGCGCTCCTCTACGCCACCGTGCGCCGGCGGGAGCACCCTCCGGACGCCGCCGACCACCCTTTCCACTCCCTCGGGCCCCACGAGTGCGTCCAGATCTTGGAGTACCAGATCTACGCGCACGGCAGAGTCCCCGACATCGGCGACCTCCCGGATCCGAGGCTCTTCGCCACGCACGTCCCCTTCGCGGCGCTGCCGGGgtccgtcgccggcggcggctgcaagGTCGTGTACGTGTGCCGCGACCCCAAGGACACCCTGGTCTCTCTATGGCACTTCATAAACAAGTTCAGGGCCAAGGAGGGGATGGGGCTCCTctccgccgaggccgccgccgacatGTTCTGCGCCGGCGAGTCGCCGTTCGGCCCGTACTGGGAGCACGTGCTCGGGTACTGGCGCGCGCACCTGGCGCGGCCCGACCGGGTGCTCTTCTTCCGGTACGAGGAGATGATGAGGGACCCCGCGGCGCACGTCCGGCGGCTAGCGGAGTTCGTGGGGCTCCCGttcggcgtcgccggcgaggacgaCACGGCGGACGCCATCGTCAGGCTGTGCGCTTTCGAGCGCATGTGCGGGCTTGAGGCGACGAAAAGCGGCAGGACGGAGCTGGGGATCGGCGCGGTGGAGAACAGCTTCTTCTTCCGGCGTGGCGTGGTGGGGGACTGGGTGAACCACCTCTCACCGGAGACGGCGCGGCGCATCGACGACATCACCCGCTCCAAGTTCGAGGGCTCCGGTCTCACCGTCTAGCGTCGTCCTCGATCTTCAGTTGTTCGTAGCATACAATTCCACTTTGTCATTACCTTGCCTTGCTACCCATTGTGGAAATAGGCTCGACCAATCCAAACTTTGTTCCATCTATATCATCTCTGGGTTGGGGACGTAAcatgttttgttgttttttttccgTGGTCAGAATAAATTACCCATCCTTGTGTAACTAGTGGACGTAAcatgttttgttgttttttttccgTGGTCAGAATAAATTACCCATCCTTGTGTAACTAGTGttatttcctttcctttttttatttttactacATATTACATCAAAATGACATTTAAATTGCAGCTttaatctattaaatctaaatGTGCAATGAACTTAACATTAGTTAAATATTGTTGTCATCCTTTTGCCGGCACTTGGCTTCATTCCTAATAATGGTAAAGATGATTAATGGAGAAGCATGAACTCCAACCGGAAAAAGATGGTCTCTGCCTCTCAGGAGCTCAGTGGGACGAGTGGACCTGACGCAGGCGCACAGTGTTGGCTCCTTCAGTCCTTCTCGGCCCGGCCCATTTTCGTTTCCAACGTACACTGCGCGGGCGCCAGTTATTTCCGTTACCTTCCCGCCTTTCCCGTTTCCCGGACCCAGCGGACAGTGTCCACTCCCGTATCAGTCAGTTCTCCTACACCTAACCTGCGCTGTCCGTGTCCTGTTTCTCTGGCTCCGACCCCACCCCCACCTCTGGTCCCCGGGCCCCACTTTACAGAGTGTACGCGTAGTAGGCTGCACGTTGCTTCTCTCTCCTAATTAATCTCGCAACAAATCATCAGATACACAATCATGTTAACCGTAAAACGAAAGAAGATCATTTTATTCCGATGCCTTCCAGCTGTTGCAGATGATGTGAGGCCTACCTCTCCGGCCACTGCAGCTGCATCAGTTTAAAATGTCGAaattgcattattttttttcctccattgATGCGCAGAAGGAATTGGCCAGCCGGAACAAATCGTCCTACTATTATTTTTCCTCTTCGCTACCAAATTGTGCGGCGCTTTAATTTGCCCAGTGTATTTTTGTTTAACTAATGCACAGAATCCGCCTTTCTTGACCTGAGGCTTTGGTTGTCGGTAACACTGAATTAAACCAATTTTTGTTGATGAAATGACCATCGGATATTTAGTTTATGATTTATTTTCTCTCTAGTGTCATTGTCCCATCTAATATTTTGAGGGTGACATGTCATTGTTAGGCCAAAAATCCAAagggagaagaaggaaaaggCAGGGCGAGAGAGGGGAAAGTACCAAGCCAGCTAGGGAGCAAGGAAGCAGAGATGCCAACCGCAAGATGCTGTGATCTCCGCTCATGAGCAAACTGGTAACTAGCTTGATCATGCTTCACTTGTCTAATCCTAACTTGTTTCTCCTCTAATCCGATCCCAAGATTTCACATCCGTTTGCCTGCAGTGGGCGCAGCAGAAGCCCCGTCAAGGTCAAGGCCGCCTATGGATGGAGATCAGAGGaggccagccgccgccgccgtggtcacCGTCGcacgggcggcgcgcgcgcaggACAGCCCGGCGCGGCGCCTGATCGCCTGGCTGCAGCTTCTCCTCCGTGAGTGCCAACCCCGTTCCTCTCGTCCTTCCCATCCATCCTAGAAGGATCAGGCGAGGTCGATCGTGATCCAAGGCGCCGCCGCTTCGGAATTGTGCAGGGGCGTTCGTTCAGAGGTACAGCAAGCTCGCGAGCTGGGACGCCGCGGGGCGCCCCGTGCTCGTCGTCCTCGCGGCGTTCGTGCTCCAGAGGAGCCTGCGCCGCCGGTACCTGTCATGGAAGGAGTCGtcgcggctgcggctgcgggccgccgccgtcaccgtgcAGGCGGCCGTCAGGGCCATGGCGGCCCGCCGCGAGCTCTCGCTCCGGAAGCAGATCAGAGCAGCCACGCGCATCCAGGTAGCATCCCGTGATCAACTGTAGCATCAGTATGTCGCTGCACACTCCTGTAGTGGACTCTAATTCCTTGTCATctcgaggaaaaaaaaaggcgcAATGGCGTGCGCACAGGGCAGTGTGGAGCTATCTGATGACGAGGAGAGCCGCCCTGATCTGCCAGCGTTCTTGGAGACAGAGCATGGCAAGCAGGGAGCTCAGGAAGCTCAGACTGGTCGGACCCTCATCTTCTATACATGCTGCAATGTGGAATGGTTTTCTTGTGTTCTCTGCTTGATATTTGGGCAATGTGCAGGAAGATCTTGAGAGGGAGATGCTGGCTGAGATGTGCAGGCTGCGTGAGATGGTGGACGTGCTCCAGCAGGCCGTCAATGACGCGGAGACGAGGGCCGTTAATgagagggaggcggcgaggaaggcgaTAGCCGAATTGGAGGCGGCCCCGTTGATCAAGGAGACCGTGGTTATGGTTGAGGACACCGAGAAGGTTAACTCATTGAATGCCGAAGTTGACCGCCTGAAGGTCTGTCATTGACGCCAGCTCGATTCAGAGATTGTGCAATGTGGAATGGTTTCAAGTGGAATCTGATCTCTGAACATTCAACATCAATCGGTTTTCGCTTTGTGGCTTGCAGGATTTGCTGGGAGCTGAAATGAAGGAAACGTTTGCCGCGAAGAAGGTGCTTGCTGAAGCTGAATTGAGGAATGAGAAACTGGCTAGGTTGCTTGGAGTCGAGGAGGTTAAGAACAAACGGTTGCAAGATTCGCTGAAAAGGTTTATTGAAAGTTCAGAATTAGATAATGCTCACCTTGTAGCGCACTGTGCATTTTCTGTGAATTCATGATGCAAATTCTGGTGTTTTGCACGGTTGTTGCATAGGATGGAGGAGAAGGCTTCCAATCTagatgaagaaaacaaaatgcTTCGACAGGCTGTTGCGTCAATTCCTACTATCAAGTCACCATCGACCGAAAACCATGAAGCGCCTAATATTCAGGTACCTGCTATCAGGATCACCAAACCATGTATGTATGAGCCTGCAGCTGCTAATAATAGTTGTGCATATCTATGTTTACAGGAGACTACTGATAATGAGAAAACACCAAATGGTGCAGTGAAGCCCATCATAGTGGATAGGGAGGGTAATATCCATGTATGTATGAGCCTACAGCCACTTAGATcaataaatatttttgttggCTGTGTATACTTTGCTGACTTGGCATTATGGATTCCTAACTAGGAGAAGAGTGCTGAACAACCTAGCTCAAATGGTAATGAAGCTGAGAAGCAACAGCAAGTATGACACTGGCCTGCACTTCTCGGCTTTGTTGGTTTTCCATTGACATGATGCGTTCTGAGTATTTTTGTTGCATCTCAAAACATTCAGGAGCTTCTGATCAAGTGTCTATCTGAAGATCTGGGTTTCTCGATCGGTAGGCCAATTGCAGCATACCTCATCTACCGATGTATGGTCCATTGGCGATTATTTGAAGAGGAGAGGACCCCAGTCTTTGACCGGATTATTCAGAAGATTACTACTGCCCTTGAGGTATCTTGCAGATTATATGAATTTTTTGGTTAATAAGAAATGAAACATAGTTTTTATATTCTTCGCTGCTAGGGTCGAGACAACAATGACACATTAGCGTATTGGCTGTCCAATTCATGCACACTGCTGGTTCTTCTCCGAAGGACACTGAAAATCAACGGGGTAGCTGCTTTGGCTCGTCAGAGGCGAAGAGCATCACCCTTGAAGGTACCACAGGTATTGTGCAGAAACTTTCTCTGTCTGCTCAGTAGCTTCAAATGATTTTGCCACTGCGCTTGTACATTCTAAAGTCTCATCTCACTGCAGGAAGACGAAGATCCTAGTCATCATGACCGTCCACTTTCTGATGGACGGTTGATCGGTGGGCTAGCTGAAGTTTATCAAGTTGAGGCCAAGTATCCAGCTATTGCATTCAAGCAGCAGCTGACAGCATTGTTGGAGAAGGTTTATGGAATAATCAGGCACAACCTGAAGAAGGAACTGTCCCCACTTCTCAGCCTGTGTATTCAGGTAGTATTCTGCTGCATGTTATATTTCTCAGCCATCTTTTGCTGAAATTAAAGCATCGACATAAAATCTTCTGTAGGCACCAAGAACATTTGTTGTCAGCCCCAGAGGATCATGTTCTCAAGGAACAGATTTGGCACAGCAAGCTTCCATGGCACATTGGCAGAGCATCATCAAAATCCTCACGAATTCTCTCAATGTTATGAAATCCAATTATGTATGTTCCAAAAATTCAGTATTAGCTACTGCTGTCTTTTGAAACACGCATCACTGAAGCCTAGTTGCACTGCAGGTGCCTCCATTCCTGATCTGCAAGCTGTTCACTCAAGTTTTCTCATTCATCAATGTGCAACTGTTTAACAGGTAGGCACTTAGTTATTGTTCACTCAGCTTTCAAACCTAGCTCCATGAACTCATGCAAGATTTTTTCAACTGTAGTCTTTTGCTACGGCGTGAATGCTGTTCGTTCAGTAACGGAGAGTATCTCAAAGCTGGGCTGGATGAGCTAGAGCATTGGTGCTTTTGGCTGACTGAAGAGGTGATGACATCTTCAGACAGCTTAAAAAAAAACCTTTGAGAAAGCATTTGCTAACCTTCTTCACCTGTAAATCTAAACAGTATGCAGGCTCTGCCTGGGATGAGTTGAAGCATATTAGGCAAGCAGTCACACTCTTGATACTCGAAGAAAAGCACAGCAGGAGTCTCTCAGAGATCACAGACGACTTTTGCCCAGTAAGTTTCTGAATCTTGCAAACGACTACATGCTCTTGATACCACCATTCTCAAGTTAGTGACAAAGTTGGGAGTGTTCTATGGTACCGACAGGCGCTGAGCATGCAGCAACTGTACCGGATCAGTACGATGTATTGCGACGACAAGTATGGAACCCTGGGCATTCCATCAGAAGTGAGTTAATTCCAGCACATTCATGTCAAGAACTTCCAGTCTTCCACTTGTTTACTTCATGGACTGAATTCTCTGAACCTCAGGTCATCTCGAGCATGCGGACCAAGATGGTCGAGGGCTCTAGCAGTCCATCCGCTCACGACGACATCAACTCGTTCTTGTTAGATGATGACTTTAGGTATTGTTTCCTCTCTTCTTGAATCTTGACCCCCCATCTCAGTTGCC
This window encodes:
- the LOC101761639 gene encoding cytosolic sulfotransferase 14; its protein translation is MRRRQLAMSSSVQTVPQQEADAQAEETNQQLYQRFTDLVSSLPSSDGLSYLRLYLHGQGWRASQVPMVGAMVAGARFAARPTDVVLASLLKTGTTWTKALLYATVRRREHPPDAADHPFHSLGPHECVQILEYQIYAHGRVPDIGDLPDPRLFATHVPFAALPGSVAGGGCKVVYVCRDPKDTLVSLWHFINKFRAKEGMGLLSAEAAADMFCAGESPFGPYWEHVLGYWRAHLARPDRVLFFRYEEMMRDPAAHVRRLAEFVGLPFGVAGEDDTADAIVRLCAFERMCGLEATKSGRTELGIGAVENSFFFRRGVVGDWVNHLSPETARRIDDITRSKFEGSGLTV
- the LOC101762052 gene encoding myosin-17, which encodes MDGDQRRPAAAAVVTVARAARAQDSPARRLIAWLQLLLRAFVQRYSKLASWDAAGRPVLVVLAAFVLQRSLRRRYLSWKESSRLRLRAAAVTVQAAVRAMAARRELSLRKQIRAATRIQAQWRAHRAVWSYLMTRRAALICQRSWRQSMASRELRKLRLEDLEREMLAEMCRLREMVDVLQQAVNDAETRAVNEREAARKAIAELEAAPLIKETVVMVEDTEKVNSLNAEVDRLKDLLGAEMKETFAAKKVLAEAELRNEKLARLLGVEEVKNKRLQDSLKRMEEKASNLDEENKMLRQAVASIPTIKSPSTENHEAPNIQETTDNEKTPNGAVKPIIVDREGNIHEKSAEQPSSNGNEAEKQQQELLIKCLSEDLGFSIGRPIAAYLIYRCMVHWRLFEEERTPVFDRIIQKITTALEGRDNNDTLAYWLSNSCTLLVLLRRTLKINGVAALARQRRRASPLKVPQEDEDPSHHDRPLSDGRLIGGLAEVYQVEAKYPAIAFKQQLTALLEKVYGIIRHNLKKELSPLLSLCIQAPRTFVVSPRGSCSQGTDLAQQASMAHWQSIIKILTNSLNVMKSNYVPPFLICKLFTQVFSFINVQLFNSLLLRRECCSFSNGEYLKAGLDELEHWCFWLTEEYAGSAWDELKHIRQAVTLLILEEKHSRSLSEITDDFCPALSMQQLYRISTMYCDDKYGTLGIPSEVISSMRTKMVEGSSSPSAHDDINSFLLDDDFSIPFSVDDIAKLMVHVDVADMDLPPLIQENNGTKLGH